tcctgcatgacacacagcagctgataagtaccgtaaGGCTTgaaacttttaaatagaagtaatttacaaatgtgtgcACCTTTCTTGCACCACTCGATCTGTAAATAGTTTTTTTCTGAAATACTTGCTTCTGTATTATTTTCCCTATTTCCTCCTCTAAGTTCTGAGAATCTGGAAAGTGTGTACATAGACAAAGATGGGGAGCGGAGACACTGAACGCCTATAATGGGATTTTTCTCCTCTTAATGATTTGGCCTATTTTTTTCCAGCAGAAGATTAAATGTCACAATTGCTTTTCCATTAGAAACAAAGAGCCGGATTCTGTGCGGCTGTGTCCTGTACATGCAATGTTACTTATCCATCTTATTAGCATTGAGAGCATAATTATTGATAGCCGCCATAACATCCGCCGCTTATAGAGAAAACCCTTCCAGGAACTGTATAAGGAGTGGTGGAGGGCTCCATAGGAAGGTCATTTCTCTTGTATAAGTGAGTTTGTAGCAATAGAGTCATTGCCATCAAGTATCTCTCCACTTCATGTGTTCAGATGCCGTATAGTTATTACATCACAAGTATGATATAGAGACATGACTGGCCTTTCTATGGTTTCAGCTATTATTGCCGTTTGAGGTTTGTTGGTTGATGTCATGACCCTTTAAATTATTCAAGAGAATTTATCACCGTTTTTCCATTTTTAAAACCTTAAAATACAAAAGAACAATTCCCGCATATAACAGCATTGCAgcaaatgtgtatgtatgtgtataatataaataaataaatatatatgcacTTTTATGATACGTGTGGTTTGTTTCCGGAAGTATTGGTTGGTCTTCACATTGACATGTGGATTTCCGCCCTTATGCCACCTATCCTATAAATCTGGCATCAAAGGAGTATTCTTAAGTAGGAAAGCTATCAACAAGATGGTAGCCAAATAGCAGATCGGGCACTGGGACCTCTACTGATCAATAGAATGCAGGAAAGTACATAGAATGTACAGAACAGAAGGTCTCCATTTCTTAtcaggcttagtggccagaataaaaACTTCAACATTTCAGGATTTTAGTTTATAATCTAGTTTGTGACATAAAAAGGTAAAACACTGCCAACAATCTGACATGTGGGACTGGTTGTCATCAGATGAATGACatgtttctttctcttctttctaggCGTCATGGCTTGTGGTCCCGGTTACGGACATTTATATTTGCACTAGTTGGTCTTTATATAGCCATTCCATTCCTTGTAAAGATATGCCCTGCAATACAAACTCAGCTCGTCTTTCTAAATCTAGGTAAGAGCTAGATCATTGCTGTGTCACTGCCGCTTTAAGGATGGGTTATGTGCATTGTTTAGGAAACATTGtaatgttaaagaggttatcttaaattagaaaaaatacacctaatttttttttttttttttataaaaaagccacccctgtccccaggctgtgtgtgttattacaattaagctccattcacttcattggaaccgAGCTACAAaacccgcacccaaactgaggaaaaagggtgacactgtttctggaagaaaggggccatgtttttctaagggttcttttacacagcACGATATGGGGCCATACAAAGACGCAAACAGAGACTGTTCACACATCCGGCCACTCGATTCATCGTGCCTTGTAAAGGCAttgcaaatgagcactgatcaacacttgtttgcagtgccttttcaTGGCATGATGAGTCGTGAGGCCTTTCACATTCACTGTTATCGGTCGCATGTCTCCCGCTCTTTAGCTTATTGACGACACTTTTACTTGGACCAGATATGGGTTGAATGAGTATTTGTTTCTAGGAACACTTATTGCCGATAATTGGCTTATGTAAAAAGTCCTCACacctggatatccccttttaGCCTGTACCTTTTATGACAAGCTGCATAAACATTTTACAATAAACAGGGACTGAGCCACAGCTCCAGACATGACCCATGGAGAAACCAGTTTAAGAGAACCTGTTGTCACATTAATACTGCCTGAACATCAGGATTGTCCCTAGTGGCTTCTTTTCTGCCcaaccagccttgattgatagatctgttATCCATGTTTAGGTGTCGAAAAGGATCTATCAGTTAAGTCCAATGGGGCAGCCTCAAGCAGCCAGGGACCACCCAGATGACTCCTGTTTCAGGCAGCTTAAAAGTAATAACTTGTTCCCTTTAAATTGGCAGACCTTTATGCTCTGCACCTGTGCTAATGTGCAGTCATGAAAGGTTTATTATGCATGTACATACCAGTGATCCATCACATAGTGACCCGATATAAGGACTGTCCCTGCAGTTATCTACTGTAGAGTTTTCTGTTTTCCCGCCTTGATTTCCCACCTCTATTAAATGCCCATAGTCGTGATCTGAGTAAGACCTTTTATTGCAGGCAAATTCCAGATGTTTTATTACACATGCACTTTGCTTTGGCTGTGAACGTAATGGTGAAAAGTAGTAGTCCTCAATCTGCCCTGTGCTGATGCTTAGGAGTGATGTAGTTGTGCACATCATTTTGCAGGCAATATTTACATTGtcgtcctcctcctcatcatcaaacACTGGGTCTATCCTATGCATGGTACTGTAAGACATTTGGTTTGGTTCATTTTTAATGTATGGGACCTAATGTTGTCTTCCCTTTCTCTCAGTGAGGTTTCCATATTTTATTGATCTGAAGAGGCCTGAGGATCAAGGTTTAAACCACACTTGTAATTTCTACTTGCATCCAGAGGAAGATGTATCTATTGGTGTCTGGTAAGAGGAGCTGCTATTACTGATGTATTGACTAGATTGTATGACCAGTTAATGGTGTTCGGGAATGACTGGATTATTGTGACCTGATGAGGAATAAATGTTTATGTGGATATACTCCTTATGATTATTTATTACAGCCTATTTTATGCTGATGGGATGGAAATCCCCTGCAACCATAGGACTCTCCATTGATGAAGAGAGCAACTCAGATAAGGCCACTGTTACGAAGttgatttttaaagctctatagcaaagaaaaaaaaattggatgctTAATGCTAAGCTCATCAGCATATTCTAGTCGCGTAACTTGATTTATTGCAGCTCATCTGTGGGTTCTGAGACCCCTTCCTCCCCAATAAGCTCAATCTGAATGTCCCCCATTACACAGAGTGCTGCTGAAAATATTTCTGCTTTATCTAAGGTCAGCAGGGATGTAGTAAATGATACCACACGTTGGTATAATTCTCATGACTCTTCTCTGTGGTGTGCAGATTTgtcctgtaagggtatgttcacactgagtaaaacaggtggaattcagtGGCGGAactttccgccgcggaatcctacCTGTCTGTGttccatagcccgtctatgggagagcgcgcgctcctctgcagcctccgctcgaagaagtgacagtcacttctttgagcggagagcggcggcagcggaggagcatcTGCCCTCTCATTCACACACAGcggcacactgagcacggcgggattccacggcagagagatccgctgcggaattccaccgtatttgctcagtgtgaacataccctaagatgcTGCGTGacactgccttccctgcctcctgTTTGTAAAAGCTGACAGGAGGATACATGGATACAcactgaagctgcatctcatgtgAAGTGAAGtgcactgttagggtatgttcactctgACGAATAGGCAAGGAAAATTTAAAGCCCCAATGATTTCTATGTGATTTATCTAGCGGAAAGTAGATCCGTGGTGGAACATTGCGTGGGTAAATTCCCAGAGGGTAAATTTCCCGGAGTAGAAATCCCATTGCGCAAAATGTGACATTGCTCTTTACATATTGTacgggcagaatttcaagcagaatatgTGTAAAATGAAGTGTtgattctgcttaaaattcctctcctattcctcagtgtgaacataccctaagggaacAGGAGCGCTATCTCACTGACCAGTTACTTGCAGCATTTACAAATAACTGAAAGCAAAGCAAACATGGTCTCTGCCCTTAGGTTTCTGTGAAGCCATAGGCATCATAGGAAATGATGGCATTAGATGAGCCATTTTGCTTATATTCGCAGCCAATAGAGAGGTAGTGTGCATGCTTGACTGCTGGTTCATCCTGAAGGTAGACTCTGGCACCCCGTTCTTAAGATCATGTGGAGGCCTAATGGACCTCCCCTCTTTCCCCATCATACACTTTTGTAGGTGACAAGGGTTGATGGTAGGACGACCCCTCAGACCCCTAGAAAGGACTTACTACAGAGTATAAGAGTGTATTTTGGCGTCTTtaagcaaataaataaacaaaatgatAATAAGCTTTCGGTTAGATGATCACATATGTTTGGACATGTAAGGTTACTGCATTAGGCCTCCTGGACCGAAAACCAGAAGTGACACAGTATAGTCATTTCTTATTTACCCAGGGCTCAGAGTTGTTTGTCTTTTCCCCATTGTATGTTTGTGCTTGAGGCAGAATGTAAACTTGTCAGAAACCTTTGTCTCCATTTAATTTGTAGGCTATAAAATGCAACGAGACAGCAAGCAGATAAACTAAACTTTCAAACCTTTCAGTAATTTTTGCACAGGGCTTGGCACACTGCCCCCATCTTCTATAGCTTCTAGGGAGGTGAAATGTTTGACAGTTCCCGACCATTGGACCATATCCAGCCActattttttgttctattttgatgatttttttttacttacatctGCAGGAAGCAACAAGAAATCCTACAATAATGATAGCGCTCATGTACTTATGTATTACCGTGTAAGTAATGCCCTCTTGTCAATCCAGGCACACCATTCCTGCTGTCCTGTGGAAAGATGCTCAGGGAAAAGACCAAGCATGGTATGAAGAAGTGATGTCTACCAACTATCCTGTAATTCTTTACCTACATGGCAACGCCGGCACCCGGTAAGTTTTTTTTGCCCTTGTAATTTTACTTAAAATTAAACTTAAAATTTTGTGTTCTCTCGCAAAACACAGTACAATACATGTGGCTGGGGTTTTGGTCAACATGTAGTGGAAATTTTTCAAATGGAACAAAGCGCTTTCCATAAATTCCCTGATGCCATTATTGTCACTGCACATTTCATAGCTTTAATGTATAGGGGGTCGAATACATAGGTAACACATGCAGGTATTTCAGCGGAGTTGCCATGGTGAGAGCCATGGCGGAAATATTCCACTAAGTCTGCATGTGACCTAAGAAAAGAAATGTATGTGCAGCAAAATTTTTAATTATATACTTAATGAGCATTTTGTTTAAAGGGtgtttttccccattttttttccACAGAGGAGGTGATCACAGAGTACAGCTGTATAAGGtatttatataattatttattattttttgttgttgttgttgttttttgtttatttattcattcatttttgATAAATGTTAACATTGAAATGAGATCTAAGGCAACTTTAGCGGAAAAGTTGCTTAATAATGAAAATAGAACGGGTTGCACATTTCTTCTACTTGAAACAAGAACCGACGTCTGTCTCAGCAGGAAGACATACGAGTCACTGGTGCGGTGCACAAGCCAAAAGTTAGGTCACTGTCATGATCAAGTTTCTTAATCTGTGTCAAAGGGTGTCTAGCCTTATAGTAGGTTAGGTAATCGGCTTAGACCTTAGATACACCACATGTGACTAACATAGTAAAGGAATCTAATCTGACCCAATTACTTGCATCATATCATCGTGTATATATAAACAATACTGGTTAAAATTCCTCGTTTGTTGCGACAGTCCTTGGATGAAAATGTATTTTCAGAAATGCGTTATACATTATTATTGGATATGGTTCGTCTGAACCGGAGCgtccagcatttgattactgggggCTGaaaaggttggatgcagccctagggagtcctggaaactaTGGAAACAGGCTTTGGCCCATggtccttagggctgcatccaacttcttcagccactagtaatcaaatgccgcacactgtGGTTCAGGCGAAGTTCACTCTTTAAAAGCAGACCTTGGACATTAAAGATTGGGTATGAACAGAATAGGGACAATTAATGTTTTATTGATGGTTGTATGTGATTTAATGTAATGTTCCAAATACTGGTAGACACCTGCATTGTGGAGGCAAGAGGCGGCCATCATTTCACTTTAGCACCTACAAATGACACAAGCTGGAGATGGTGTTACACTTGTAGTCTATTACAGAGCTTCTCAAACTTTCTACTGGAGCGTTACCCAACAGATAAAATGATGCTTGGGCTTCACccgactgaccaagaggatgctgggaggATGGTTAAAGACCTTGCAAGAATAAAAACTATTgttcagtctacccttcatttgtcttgtaatctctgtataacattaatatAGGAACAAAATGAATCCgtaatgttcctaaaccagagattgttgcaattagggaaaggactgtgcatcTTCTAGTCCCTTTAgtaaaactgcctccccagctgcgtCTCACTAACTGCGGGCACCtcatagtttgagaagcactgttctagtaCATGTGGCTATAATAATGAAATTTAAGGCGTAGCCTGGCATAAAAAGGttatttccaatcaactggtgtcagtttgTACAGATTTGtggtttacttctatttcaaaatctcacgtcttccagtacttatcagctgctgtatgtccttcaggaagtggtgtattctttctagtgtgacgcagtgttctctgctgccacctctgtccatgacaggaactgtccagcgcaggaaaagtttttttaatgtagattttctactgctctgggcagttcctgtcacaggcagaggtggcagcagagaacatggtgtcatactggagagaatacaccatttcctgcatacTGGAaggcatgtaattttttttttattagaagtaaattacaaatctgtaactctgtgacaccagttgatttaaaaactattttttacccCCTTAAAGAAGAGTTGTAGAAGTGTGTAATGAAGTGTGGTCTTTTTCTGTGTTACATGCGTCTTCTGTGCTTCTATCCCTCTTTAGGTGCTCAGCTCCTTAGGCTACCATGTAATCTCATTCGACTACAGAGGTGAGAGACCGATGTGCTTATACACTGATGTGTTACCATTACTATACGCACCAGTGCTTGCTGTTGTACAGTCTGTGGTTAGGCTGAGTTTTGCAGTTGAGTTTTGCAGTTTAAAATAGAACAGAATAGGAAACATGTGATTTAGCTTTGCACTTTTGCAGGTCACATGATGATCCTGAGTAGCTTATTTTGAGGAGCAGAACACAGAGGATCAGGGCTCTGTATAATGGGGAACAAAGCTGTGCCGCTGAGAGGTTTTCCATCATATGCTCGGCTCTACACCAAAACTTGCTAGAATTTATACTTTAAGGACGACTTCACCAAGTGGATTGTTACCTGAAGGGGCGGAAATAAGACCACTAGCTACAGTTTTGTTATGTTTAATTGCATTTGGATTTGTTTTGCTGCTTTGGCCATGTTTTACAACAACAGTcagggcagccatattggttgtcactatCTAATTATCATAGAAATTGCTGGTAAATCAGTCTTTCAGCTATTGACTGACCATGCTAACAGGAGGACTTTCGATAATTAGTTTCTGAGAATTCTCATCATGAGTGACAAGCCCTTCCTGTTGCCAATTTTGCAACAAAGCAGCAATCAACATTagacatatggccactaggtgtcttccgttactgcgcatgtgtacagctgctgagcatccacattcagtagcagagaatcctgggtaCGGTCAATACACTATGGCTATCACAGTCATTCCTGACTTGCCTAAACATTTGCTATAGCTCTATTTCCTGCTTTAATTTTATATGGCCATATATACATTTCGGGAGGAAGTCCTGTTATAAAATACCATACATTACGGTCTAGACTTGGACCTCTGTCAATTTTCAGTCTTCTGTCACCGAGATTCACGTCACTGTCACTTTTAGCATTCCATATCATTCCACATTCTTAAAGGTTTTATTTAAACACAGTTTTAATAATTTTACTCTAATTCAATATCAGTCAAATCACCTGCAACCTTGCTGTGTAACTTACCTTATTGCAATGTCAGCCGAGAAACAACACCACTCAGTTATTGCATTGACCTGTGCCGCTGTAATGAGAAGTGCCCTTTTATTACTTCAGTAATGTGATAGCGCTAGTAAATGTAAGTGTGAAATCCTGCAGTGGAGGTGCACGCGTTCCATGGAACATGAGTAACCAGTGTTTATGGTCTCACGGTTGTACTTGGCCCCAGGTGAATTGGTGCATTTCAACAAAAATATCTCCATTCATATATATTttaataggctaggttcacatcaagtattttggtcagtacttttAGCCAATACAAGGAGTGAAACTATAATGGaaaaactttaaagtgtcactgtcgtgaaattttttattttttgcagaaatcaatagtccaggtgattttaagaaactttgtaatcgggtttattagccgaaaaatgcatttttatcatgaaaaagcagtttgtagCTCtcaccctgtcttcattgttctcctatggcgagagctaaataaaagaccaaaacaggacaacaaagagttaatctacaaatacctcaccctttatctcctctgacagtcaccactgacctctctgagctctgattacagctgtcacccagctccgtgcctgtaatcctctgttatcagctttctgctaactccctcctcccctctccctagaacagactgggtccgtctgatgcaacaagtcacaatttccagatttttttgcagtggatggaaaagtggagggagggggggggacctgggaaaaggctttttaaatgcagataatggcatatttggctaataaacccaattacaaagtttcttaaaattgcctggactattgatttctgcaaaaaaaaataaaaaatacgacagtgactcctTAACCTTTGTTCGTGTTTTGCACCCGCTCCTGGTTTTAGTTAAAAATACTAAAGCTTTATATTTGACATTGCATTAGGACATTGCCAGCAGTTTAGTATTCTGGGTCACACTGGAATTTTCCAAGAGACATGGGAGGAAAGTAACACCAGAAAAAGATCCTTTAGTCATTTTGACCGCTTCCAGTGTCGATATAGAGATCTGCGCGGACTTGTGCTGATGTAGCAGAATGTCATTGTCTACAGAGAATGTGATCCCCGTACATCACTGTTCAATAACCGCACACAAGGTCGTCAAAGTAACCCGCTCTTTATTACCTTTTCTTCATGAAGAATCCAGAAAGCTGATCTGTCAGTTCACCCTGATAAGAGGAAGTCAAAGTAAAGAAACATTTTGACATTGCAGATTTACTAATGGGAGTTGTCTTGTGTACGTGCATTAGACCGGTTTCTGAATGAACGCCAACACCAATGACATCTGCAATGCCAACATCTGCATCAGCTAATTTATTATTGGTTTACACAAAAGAAGAATGaatctttcccagcatccttatGAACTGATACCGAAGGGTCTCCATTCATGTCCATTATCTagttaataataaacaaaaagtgCTGGGTTACCAAATTAGAGATGGATGGAAGATTAGAGTAGGTGTGACATCATGCTTCTTTTAAAGAGCATCTTCCTATATCTTAACAAAAGGCATAGCATTAAATGGTCAGTGTTTGTACAAACCACTTTTcccatgtgattcctaacatgtttgtaaatcactttatttattaaaaatgacTCCATCCCCATAAAGGTATAATATCTTGACCACTAGGTGGCTCCCTTCCCTGCAATTtgttgtccactgcctgttgttagactCAGCCTGTCTCAAGTTACAGATACCAAgatagaacacaggaagtgggggtggggcttagtttATGTTGAGTGCCACAGCAAAGCTTGGTTTTTCTCTCTCAAACCCTGCAGAATTTGGGTAGTATAAATCTACAGACAGCCTCACTTTATGGCCGTTTTCACACAAGTGTAATTCCATTTTTATGTTTGTATTGAAGCTCCAGGTCCTGTCACACTGGAACTTGTGAAAAATCCATGTTATTCTTGTGTGAAACCCACCTTCTAGCTGTgaatattaaagaggtactccgctgaaaatctttttcttacagaTGAACAggggtcaaaaagttatatagatttgtaatttacttttatttaaaaagcctgctgtatgtcctgcaggaagtggagtttccagtctgctctctgctgccaccaatgtccatgacaggaactgtctagaacaggagaggttttctatggggatttgctactgctctagagcagaggtggcagcagagagcactgtgtcagactggaaagaatacaccacttcctgcaggacatacagcagctgataagtatggaaagacttgagcattttaaaaagaagtgaattacaaatttaaataactttgacaccagtttatttgcaagaaaaaaaatcgccagagtaccactttaagtctatgttcacatagcatattaggccggccgggtcacagaacggttggtctctgaaaagatgatcGTGGCCGGGACTGCAGTACTAGCTCCGATGATCTTTTCaaccgcagtgttctgatgcgggcgcatccgtgcgcaccagcatcaaaactccccacggCACACTATGGAACGAGCGGCCGGATCCActctctccatagtgtgcactgacatggttttctgcagccgctattcaatgtcagttgtttacggcgccgtgagagatcccggccggagcgtatactatgtgtataccctctGACCGGGGTCCCATAGAAGACTAAGCAACGTATCTttccgtaaaaagtacggccgttgttgccaattgcaacaatggctgtaatttttacgaaaagatacgttgtgtttCTGGTATTAAACCTTTGGTAACTTTTGTGATGTGTGTTCCCCAGAGATGTATCGCAGACGCTGTGACTGACGTTGGTTTGAAATAATACAAAGTGCGAATATATGCCGCTAATAACCCTTATAGGCCAAAGTATGTTCACTAGGAGAGTCTGAGGAGTAGGAGAGTCTGAGGGAATAGTCGGAGGCTATTAATGTACAGAGCGCTGCTTGTAAGAAAAGAGCCGGCGTGGGCGCACATTACCATCATAATAAACCAGCCTTACTGAGAGTATCAAGGGAGCTATTAATCCAGCAGGGCCCATTCCCTGTTATTACTGCTCACAGCGTGTCCCTGATGGATGGACCTCATTGCCAGGGAGACTATATTTATAAGATGCTGAAATGTTAAGGCGCATTACTCAGCTCTTTTCTTCTATGTGTAATTGACTGTCCTTGGAGTAGGTTATGACTTGGTGCTTTGCATGGCTGCTTGTGTATGTGTCACGGGTGTGCGTCAGCTTTACTCTTGTGTGTATACAAATCATTGGTGCTTTCCAAATAGTTCTACAGAGACATACACGTTCCGGGTGTTGCGCTGGTTCTCACCAAAGTCCATAGAGTATATAACTACAGTATGTTAGAATGCTCTACTGATCTATGATCTCCTTTAGGCCACAGTCAGCCGTTCTCTCTGTTTCTCACATGTCTCTCTGTTTCTTTTAGGATGGGGTGACTCTGTTGGCTCTCCGTCGGAGACTGGAATGACCTATGACGCTCTCCATGTTTTTGATTGGATAAAAGCCAGAAGTGGAGACAACCCTGtgtacatttgggggcactcttTAGGCACAGGGTAAACTAACAACATTTCTCTTAAGGTTCACTCTTTATTTGTAATTTGTTGGTATTTTATTAACCCTATGTGAAATTAGGAAGAATCCAGAATTAgcgatgagtgaacttgccgaatgCTCAAGTTTGTCCTAAACCGAACACTCATTTGATTTacaatggctgcagaagttgaaagctgcatagggagtcctggaaaacatggatacagccatggtcTGTATGCTGTATCAgtgttttcctgacagccctagggcagcatctgtCTTCTCCAGttaccgggagtcaaatgccaagggtTCAGTTTAGGACCAACTTGAGCGATCAGTAATTTCACtcatcaccttttttttttaattaaattattttttttttttattttgtagaaacagacaaaaaagaaacacatttaccaataaaaatataagaaaCAAAGAAAAAGTCCCCTAGCATTCCAGCGTCGGACCCACATAAATAACGACTGCTGTATTCCCAGCACAGACACTATGTCAGGATTACTGATGGATTGACAATTTATAACCCAACCAACAACCAATCTCTTTTATTACCCAGAGGGCCCTCCCCTCCCACGCCGGAACAAACCCATCTTTATTATCTATCTGAAAAACTGTGAGAGTCCTTATCCCCAATATCCACCACCCCCTCACATTACATATTACAACTCCATGGTCTCCCATCTATGGCCCGGACTGCATGGCAGCCCTCGCAACCAAAGTCAAGTAATACGTCCGTTAAGCAACCAAAACAGACATTCTCAACCCAGCGTGTCCACCAAGATACTCCATTTGATGCAGACCACGCAATACATCCAGTTGTTATTACTTACAGATGAGAAAATGTAAGGGAACCAGCTTACACACACAAACATGAGCCCACCGTCACTTTATCTGCTTTACCAGCCAGGCGCCTCCGGCAGACCAGACCCAAATCacacctctgccccccccccccctttcaattCTCCCATCCTTTACGTCACATTAGTTTTATCTCATTGTAAAGATTGTTGGTGTGAAACTTGAATTTACAAACAGTATGTGCCACCCCCCTGGGTAACCACTACCAAATGACAACTTCAGCCGCAGCAAAGAAGACCACAGAATCCCCACCCAAACATCTACAAAAACTAACCCCCTACACTATTCTTAGTACCAGTTTCTGAAGAGATGGCTCCTCTGTACACAGTCACATTAATTATAATACCTTAGTCCGTCGCATATCCACTTTCACTATGTCACCTCAACAATAGGCAACTTTCCTATGTTTCGGCAGGTAGCGGtgtagaaaaagagagaaaaaaaagcaaaaactcaAACACCCTACACACACCTCAGGTTCTTACATCTCTCTTCTCCATTCCTCCCCAACACtcacccccagcctctacccTTGGGGTCATGTTCACTCATCAAACCCAGAGAAAGACAAGCAGGTAAGTATAGACCGCACAACCAAATATAAAGTAGAATAGCAAAATCTTGTTGTTATTAATtatacacaaaaaaaatccatttcTATTTATGTGATGCTGCTATTGTTTGTACATGTGATGTTGGTGCATAATGTTCTCTTACATATTATATGGGAGTGAGGGGGACACCCTGTGCTTTATCTGAGCCAGTGCTGAGGTaactgtatttattttattttatttttttatgtgtataaCTAAGATACTTTTGGTATTCTACCTTATATTTGGTTgtgcagtctatacttacctgcTTGTCCTTCTCTGGGTTTGTTCTTTGTTGTACAATTTCTAGCAGGTTGACTAGCACCCTGGTTGCTATCTGTGATGCCTGCCTGGATCTCTCTATTTGTAATTTTCTCAGAGAGTTCACAAGTTTTGGTTGTTCAGACCCTCGCTGATCActagatagagccgggagaa
This sequence is a window from Dendropsophus ebraccatus isolate aDenEbr1 chromosome 15, aDenEbr1.pat, whole genome shotgun sequence. Protein-coding genes within it:
- the ABHD12 gene encoding lysophosphatidylserine lipase ABHD12 isoform X2; translated protein: MIALEELMRSWWPRGRRRHGLWSRLRTFIFALVGLYIAIPFLVKICPAIQTQLVFLNLVRFPYFIDLKRPEDQGLNHTCNFYLHPEEDVSIGVWHTIPAVLWKDAQGKDQAWYEEVMSTNYPVILYLHGNAGTRGGDHRVQLYKVLSSLGYHVISFDYRGWGDSVGSPSETGMTYDALHVFDWIKARSGDNPVYIWGHSLGTGVATNLVRRLCERETPPDALILESPFTNIREEAKSHPFSVIYRYFPGFDWFFLDPITASGIKFANDDNVKYISCPLLILHAEDDPVIPFHLGRKLYNIAAPARSLRDFKVQFVPFHKDLGYRHKYIYRSPELKQILRDFLGSTEQQ